ATTTGATCTTAATCTTCTCTCGCTTTCTCCTTccttctcttctccttctcgGAACTGAGACAAGGGTTTAAGGATTTCGAAAGGTCAAAACTTTGAGCGAAAGATCACCCTTTTCCTCTCTGAAACTCGTCTACAATGGCGGAAGAGACGGTGAGGATTCGTCTGGTCTTTGAGAATCAACGGATTTTGAGCAAACACCAGAAGAAGCAAGGGCTAAAGAGGAGCTGGGCTGTTCTGAATCCTAAACATCATCGAACAGTTTCAGAGTTTTCTAATCATATCCTCTACACATTTAGCCTCTTCGAAGCTTGTCCTCATGGCCTCTCTCTATATGTACGCCTGCTTCTCTGTGTGCCCTAATGTTCAATGTCAGACTTACATTCACTTATGGGAAGCTTTTATCTTTGATTGATTTTTCAGATGGATGGGTTCGTTTTGCCGCCGTTCGAGTCGAGCTGTGTGTTAAAGGATAAAGATATCGTTTGGTTAGTTTCACCATGTTTAGGTCTTGTAATGCATTTTTTGGTGTTAAagttttcgtttttgttttgtagTGTTAAGAGAAAGAAGGAACCTTTGTTGGAGATTGTTGAGGAAGACAGTGACGAGAATGTTTGTGCTGCGATTGAGATTGAAGAGAGGGCTCGGATATGTCCTGATGCAGTGCTTATTGGGAATGAGGAAACTGGAGGATATGAAAGTGAGtatgaggaagaggaagagattGTGCCGGAGAAGAAGACTTCAAAGAAACGTAAATCTTCGAGCAAAAGCCTAACTTCTAAGTAGGATCTTGACCAGAACGACTCTTACTcacatatatgtgtgtgtgttgttaTTCACGTTTGATGATTTTTGTAGGAGGAAGAAGTGTAAGTTAGCTACTACTGAAGAAACTCCACTGGAAAGAGAAGACGCAGCTGTTGTGAACAAGAGCAATgatgtaaagaagaagaagaggaaaacatTGGATGTACAGAGAGATGAAAATGATGAAGAGAATGATGCTAACGCCACCATGACCAAGTCAAAGAAGTAagtgtatgttttttttcttttgtgtcaAAACTTGCTAGCAACTCATGAATTGTTTCTCACTGGTTGCTTCTCCATTGTCTTGCTTTCAAATTGCAGGTCCTCGCTTCAAGAAGAGAGCAATGAGCCTGACGAGCTGTGCAACATGTCTGCTGAAACTAAAAAGGTTCGAGTTTTACTTCATTGTCTCAAGGAACTAGAAAGACTTGTCTTGTGTTTGTTAGTATAAGGAAGAGTTAGTATTGTGTAAACTCCATGATGTACGTAGATACAGGGATTTGCTTGTTGTTTCATATGCTCCATTAGCTTCCTATCTGATTCTTCTTTGCGATAAGTAATGTGAAGCTAACTCTTCCTTATATTAATTTAAGACACCTAGTAGAAGTGCTCGGCGTAAAAAGGCTAAACGGCAATGGTTGAGAGAAAAGACAAAACAAGAGAAGGAAGAGGTTTGTCTTTAGATACTTCAATGATAAGACACATGTATCTATCACTCCTTTAAGCAACATTAATATCTTCTTTCTTGTTATACAATTTGCAGCTTCAACAGAACCAGATGCAGATGGTTGTAGCACCCAGCAAAAAGCCAGCTATCACTATAGACCACCAAGAAACCGAGGAAAATCACTCTGAAGCTCTCGAAAAGCAGCAGCCAGATGAACAAGTTGATGGCGTCAGGGATGAAGTAGTGGTTCC
The nucleotide sequence above comes from Brassica napus cultivar Da-Ae chromosome A9, Da-Ae, whole genome shotgun sequence. Encoded proteins:
- the LOC106401180 gene encoding coilin isoform X1 yields the protein MAEETVRIRLVFENQRILSKHQKKQGLKRSWAVLNPKHHRTVSEFSNHILYTFSLFEACPHGLSLYMDGFVLPPFESSCVLKDKDIVCVKRKKEPLLEIVEEDSDENVCAAIEIEERARICPDAVLIGNEETGGYESEYEEEEEIVPEKKTSKKRKSSSKSLTSKRKKCKLATTEETPLEREDAAVVNKSNDVKKKKRKTLDVQRDENDEENDANATMTKSKKSSLQEESNEPDELCNMSAETKKTPSRSARRKKAKRQWLREKTKQEKEELQQNQMQMVVAPSKKPAITIDHQETEENHSEALEKQQPDEQVDGVRDEVVVPVEVRPGHIRFKPLAYFSDESDEAFPETEPPAESFLWNGNMTKKKGQKWGTEKTGFSKRYAWDLNDTYHQTQPAEAETLANGQIDYEQLVAYTGSVKKGDIIAYRLIELTSSWTPEVSSFRVGKISYYDPVSKMVTLMPVQGYPIEKKIEEDDDSSMQADTSLYNEDGSLEVEFSSLLDVRSVKTSSSDVVEVATKPDQAATNLKLSTNSNGLQTTVKENGKGNPWEELSEAVSAKKAKLSEANNGWNKKGKSSSGGSWRRGGGIGPLMNYLRSQKEI
- the LOC106401180 gene encoding coilin isoform X2, which translates into the protein MAEETVRIRLVFENQRILSKHQKKQGLKRSWAVLNPKHHRTVSEFSNHILYTFSLFEACPHGLSLYMDGFVLPPFESSCVLKDKDIVCVKRKKEPLLEIVEEDSDENVCAAIEIEERARICPDAVLIGNEETGGYESEYEEEEEIVPEKKTSKKRKSSSKSLTSKRKKCKLATTEETPLEREDAAVVNKSNDVKKKKRKTLDVQRDENDEENDANATMTKSKKSSLQEESNEPDELCNMSAETKKTPSRSARRKKAKRQWLREKTKQEKEELQQNQMQMVVAPSKKPAITIDHQETEENHSEALEKQQPDEQVDGVRDEVVVPVEVRPGHIRFKPLDESDEAFPETEPPAESFLWNGNMTKKKGQKWGTEKTGFSKRYAWDLNDTYHQTQPAEAETLANGQIDYEQLVAYTGSVKKGDIIAYRLIELTSSWTPEVSSFRVGKISYYDPVSKMVTLMPVQGYPIEKKIEEDDDSSMQADTSLYNEDGSLEVEFSSLLDVRSVKTSSSDVVEVATKPDQAATNLKLSTNSNGLQTTVKENGKGNPWEELSEAVSAKKAKLSEANNGWNKKGKSSSGGSWRRGGGIGPLMNYLRSQKEI